One genomic segment of Naumovozyma castellii chromosome 9, complete genome includes these proteins:
- the POL30 gene encoding proliferating cell nuclear antigen (ancestral locus Anc_3.332), whose amino-acid sequence MLEAKFQEASLFKRIIDGFKDCVQLVNFQCKEDGIIAQAVDDSRVLLVSLEIGVEAFQDYRCDHPVTLGMDLSSLSKILRCGNNTDTLTLIADDTPDAIILLFEDTKKDRISEYSLKLMDIDADFLKIEDLQYDTTLMMPSAEFSKTVRDLSQLSDSLNILVTKETIKFVATGDVGSGSVILKPFINMENPDESIKLDMDQPVDLTFGSKYLQDIVKGSALSNKIGIRLSSEAPALFQFDLSSGFLQFFLAPKFDDEEA is encoded by the coding sequence ATGTTAGAAGCTAAATTCCAAGAAGCATCTCTTTTTAAAAGAATTATCGACGGTTTCAAAGACTGTGTCCAACTAGTAAACTTCCAATGTAAAGAAGATGGTATCATCGCTCAAGCTGTCGATGACTCCCGTGTCCTATTAGTGTCCCTGGAGATCGGTGTAGAGGCTTTCCAAGATTACAGATGTGATCATCCTGTCACTTTAGGTATGgatttatcatcattgaGTAAGATCTTGCGTTGTGGTAACAATACTGATACCCTTACTTTAATCGCAGATGACACCCCAGATGctattattttgttgtttgaaGATACAAAGAAGGATAGAATCTCTGAATATtctttgaagttgatgGATATTGACGCtgatttcttgaagattgAAGATTTGCAATACGATACTACTTTAATGATGCCATCTGCAGAATTCTCAAAGACAGTCAGAGATTTATCACAATTGAGtgattctttgaatatcttGGTTACAAAGGAAACTATTAAATTCGTAGCCACTGGTGATGTGGGATCTGGGTCTGTGATATTGAAaccattcatcaatatgGAAAATCCAGATGAATCAATCAAGTTAGATATGGACCAACCGGTAGACTTAACCTTTGGGtccaaatatttacaagatATCGTTAAGGGGTCTGCTCTTTCAAACAAAATAGGGATTAGATTGTCTAGTGAGGCTCCAGCTTTATTCCAATTCGATTTGTCAAGTGGGTTCTTacaattcttcttggcTCCAAAAttcgatgatgaagaagctTAA